One part of the Rutidosis leptorrhynchoides isolate AG116_Rl617_1_P2 chromosome 1, CSIRO_AGI_Rlap_v1, whole genome shotgun sequence genome encodes these proteins:
- the LOC139901773 gene encoding secreted RxLR effector protein 161-like, whose translation MTSRYQQNPGDSHWTAVKNILKYFRNTKDMFLVYGGFDELSVKCYTDASFETDRDDSRSQSGYVFVMNRGTVDWRSSKQSTTTMSTIESEYIAASEAAQEAVWIKKFISGIGVVPSIKNPMDMYCDNTGAIVIVNEPGVLRGAKHILRKFHYIREVIERGEDEYWNDPTSELSLPGSASTVKLVSG comes from the exons ATGACGAGCCGAtaccaacagaatccaggtgatagTCACTGGACTGCTGTAAAGAATATATTGAAGTATTTTAGAAATACTAAGGATATGTTCTTAGTTTACGGAGGTTTCGATGAACTGAGCGTAAAGTGTTACACTGATGCTAGTTtcgaaactgatcgagatgatagtCGATCACAGTCTGGCTACGTTTTCGTTATGAACAGAGGCACTGTCGACTGGAGAAGCTCGAAGCAGAGCACTACAACAATGTCGACAATAGAATCAGAATACATTGCTGCATCTGAAGCTGCTCAGGAAGCTGTTTGGATCAAAAAATTCATATCTGGGATTGGCGTTGTTCCCAGCATTAAAAATCCAATGGACATGTATTGCGACAATACTGGTGCAATAGTAATAGTAAATGAACCAGGAGTTCTACGTGGTGCCAAACACATCCTTCGCAAATTTCACTACATTCGTGAAGTTATAGAGAGAGGTGAA gatgaatattggaatgacccaacctccGAGCTTTCACTGCCTGGATCAGCGTCAACAGTGAAACTCGTAAGTGGTTAA